The sequence below is a genomic window from Haloferax mediterranei ATCC 33500.
GACGGCGCTCGTCACGTTGTAGGTCTCGTCCGTGCCGATAGTCCGACTGGGTCGGATATTCCCTTGCTGGGTGACGAGCGTCTCGGATGCAACATCCCCGTTGACGGCGACCGGTCGCCACGCCGCGGGCATCGCATCGAGCGGTGTCGCCGGCGAGACAGTCTGTTCGACCAGCCGTGACGGTCCCTTTGGGCCAGTCAGTCGTCCGCCTGAGTAGGGTTCAGCATCGCCGGTACGAACCCACCCGTCGCCCGTATATCGGTCGAACGAGGCTGTCTGCCAGTACGACGGCGACGTGCTCTCGACCTCGAACCGAACCTTCGGCGAGAGACTGATGCTCCCGATGACGGAGATGCGGTCGCTTGCGCTCACCAGACTGGCTTCGACGGTCGGTTGCTCGGCCACGCCGCCGCTCGGGATGACGGGCGACGCGCCCGCACCGGGGAGCACCGTGACACTGGCCGAGAGGACAATCATCGCGGCGAGAACGATGGTAAGGACGTCGAGTTGGCCGCCGTCGCGACCGAATCGGTCGATACCGTCGAAGCCAACCGCCGCCATGCCCGCGGCGATGCCGACGAACGTGAGCGTTCCGGTCGCGTCGGTCGTCAGAACGAACAATCCGAGGCCGCTCCCGGCGATGGCGACCGCGGGGGCGATACGACCCCGGACAGCGAGGTACCACGCGAGAAACGTCGGACCGGGCGTTACTGCGAGCGCCCATACGTCCGCAGAGAGCAGGCGGAGCGCCGACAGGCCGCTGAGCAACGCCAGCGAGTCGGCGAGGATTCGCTCCGGTGAGAGCAACGCGAGTTGACTCGGCGGGAGTGCAAGAAAGTACGCAGCGAAGCCGCCACCGGCGATGAGTGCGCCGAGAGCGAGTGCGACGCGCGGTCGAACCGTGCGCCCGACAATGGTCGCGAGGACGAGCGTTCCGGCCGCGAGAAGGACAAACTGGGTGCGTCGACCGACCACGTCGGTGATGTCGTAGAGTACGGTGAGGAACGTCCCGAGGAGGACGAGCGTTCCGGCCACGGCCAACAGATTCGCGGGGATTCCAAAGACCGTGTGCTGCGCCGTCGAATCGGTCGCTTCCGTCGAAGACGACCGTCTGCGGGGCGATTCGGTACTCATGCTGTCACCCCGTGTCGTCCAGACTGACCTATTCCACCGTCGCCGGACCGGCCATCCGCAGAGGCACCCGTGTCCGTGGTCTCGCTCACCCGAAGTTGGTCGAACGTCGTCTCGCGCCCGGCAATCCGCACGTGTGTCCGTCCGGCGTCACCGCGGACGACGACTTCAGCGGTCTCGTCCGGGACCACGCCCGTCCGCATCCGCGAGAGGTGAGCGAGGATACGCCGTCCGTCGCCGGGTGCCGCATCGACGATGCCAGCGGGCGTCGTGAGACGGACCGGGATGCCCACATCGAGGAGTGAACAACAGAGCGTCGCGGCCGCCTCAGCCACATCGTCTTCGTAGCCGTCCGACGTGCCGACCGAGACGGCCACTGCGTCGGATGCAGCGCGGTCGTTGTACGCCTTCACCACGAGGTCGCCCGATTTGGCGCTCGATTTCCAGTGGATATCGCGGAGCGAGTCGCCCGGAACGTACTCGCGGAGACGGTCGAACTCGTCGCGGTCGTCGGTTAGTTGGCGCGTAACGAGCGCCGAGAGGTTGCGCCGAGCCGTCGCGGTGAGCGACCGAACGCGGGGAAAAACGAGTACCTCGGTCGTTTCGCCGACAGTGAAGGACTTCGAGAACAGGCTGAGGAGGTCGTGTGCGACGATAGTCACCGGGCCAATCGTCGCCGGGCCGCGAGCGCGGTACGTCACGTCGTACGAACGTCGCCCGTCGCCGACGACCGACTCGATTGTCGCCTCTCCCGAGAGACCGTCCGAGAGCGCGTCCGTCGTCGTCGCCGGAAACGCCCTGTCGGCCTCAATAGTAAGTGAGACTGTGTGTGTTTCACCCGGGAAACCGTCGTCAGGTGGGTCACGAACGACTCGCGGCGGGGAGGCCCGCCATACCTGTACCGCCCCAACAACGAGGGCGACGACGACCGGGATGACGACGGCGTTGAGCGCCCGCGGTCCGAACGCGACGGCGTTCACCACCCCGAGTACGACGACTACCAGCGCGACCCAGCCACGGCGAGTCAGTCTCATTCGACCGGGGTGTACTCGACCGCTCGTTCGACCACATCAACCCCGGATTCGCCACTCGTCGTCCGAATGCGGTGCGCCCAGACGCTCCGAACCTCGCGCTGTACGTCGTCGGGAACGACGTAGTCGCGGGCGTCGAGCGCGGCGCGGGCCTGCGCGGCGCGGATGAGCGCAATCGAGCCGCGCGGACTCACGCCGAGATGTGCGCGTTCTCGGGTGTCGGCGGCGAGTCGCGAGACGTAGCGCCG
It includes:
- a CDS encoding DUF58 domain-containing protein, which encodes MRLTRRGWVALVVVVLGVVNAVAFGPRALNAVVIPVVVALVVGAVQVWRASPPRVVRDPPDDGFPGETHTVSLTIEADRAFPATTTDALSDGLSGEATIESVVGDGRRSYDVTYRARGPATIGPVTIVAHDLLSLFSKSFTVGETTEVLVFPRVRSLTATARRNLSALVTRQLTDDRDEFDRLREYVPGDSLRDIHWKSSAKSGDLVVKAYNDRAASDAVAVSVGTSDGYEDDVAEAAATLCCSLLDVGIPVRLTTPAGIVDAAPGDGRRILAHLSRMRTGVVPDETAEVVVRGDAGRTHVRIAGRETTFDQLRVSETTDTGASADGRSGDGGIGQSGRHGVTA
- a CDS encoding transglutaminase TgpA family protein, with amino-acid sequence MSTESPRRRSSSTEATDSTAQHTVFGIPANLLAVAGTLVLLGTFLTVLYDITDVVGRRTQFVLLAAGTLVLATIVGRTVRPRVALALGALIAGGGFAAYFLALPPSQLALLSPERILADSLALLSGLSALRLLSADVWALAVTPGPTFLAWYLAVRGRIAPAVAIAGSGLGLFVLTTDATGTLTFVGIAAGMAAVGFDGIDRFGRDGGQLDVLTIVLAAMIVLSASVTVLPGAGASPVIPSGGVAEQPTVEASLVSASDRISVIGSISLSPKVRFEVESTSPSYWQTASFDRYTGDGWVRTGDAEPYSGGRLTGPKGPSRLVEQTVSPATPLDAMPAAWRPVAVNGDVASETLVTQQGNIRPSRTIGTDETYNVTSAVPQYTPASLRRTGTDYPDEIRERYLVLPDSTSDRVREHAAEITATAETPYDKAVAVEKWLETNKNYSLQVSRPDGDIAESFLFEMEEGYCTYYASTMVVLLRSEGVPARFVTGYTTGERVGDDRYVVRGLDSHAWVEVYFEDTGWVRFDPTPTGPRRNAESTALDDARTEGLAGVDTNETKDEENTFEEVTPTPTETPNETESNTTTENRRPPSLDERLGITPTASNTTGTDDTGGGFNPTLPSRETLFVGFAALVGLVAGVRRTRFPDQLRFVTTAAYQRRTDSPAHDVFRAYDRLELALEREYRPRRPGETVRHYLDALSRVGLDERTRHVGRIYERARYGHGVTRADADEAIAVANTAVRSRLPVVRRWTN